In the Populus nigra chromosome 2, ddPopNigr1.1, whole genome shotgun sequence genome, ACTGTTTTAAAGATCTAAGATCCAGAATTCAAACATCTAACCATTCCCACAACcaaacagaaagaaaatataaaattaatagaatGAGAAGGGAGACCTCGAGTTCAGCGGATTTCATGGCGATTGGAATGCAGATGAGGAAGACGCCGAACATGGCGATGGCGGTGTTACGGCGCCAGTGCTTAGGTCTGCAGTATGGACCTCCACTCATGCTCCATACCTTCGCCCTAAAGTCACCGTGGGCCCCCTCAGCTCCGTGTCCATGTtctgctcctcctcctcccatCTTCGATCGGGCTGGTCACTCGCTAAAAAATGGATTTGAGCTATTTTTACAGTAAAAACCCTGACAAATAAATTACTGGTAAATTAGCAGAATTTACCAGCGAGATGAatagacagagagagagagtggaaaATGAAGATGACGGGCTCTGCTTTGTTATAGTTGTTGGGATCTTTCCTTTCCAGATTCCTTCCAAGCGTGGAGTACTGTAGACAGTGGAGTTACTGGAGTAGGCGTTTGGCGTGTCGTGAGTGTGTTTGCCTTGAATTGATGTCGTTCGTGCTCTGGAGGGTATTTTTGTCTTCCCAACTCTCCGGACTTGACGAGGTGAGGCAGCAAGAAAGGCCTAATAGCATGTGGGCGCCTATGTTAGCACGCATGCCTCCTCCTATATTTGTTtggagttttcttttttttttgttcaaattacAGCTATTTTTCttgtggtttttatttttttaattttaaaaacaacaactaataacttttatgggtttttttttctctttcaaatttttCAAGCATGTCTCCACTACCGAGTACATTGGGCAAGAGAGAATGCTCTAGCTGATAAAATTACAAGGGTCATCTTTCTCCTCAGCCTGCTTTCTAACTTGCCACATTTCATGGGCTGGTACTCTCCCAAGCCATGAAAATCTGAACTTAAAAATGACAAATTGCATAGTCCACTCCCAAGTTGCATAATTTAGTTGAAGAAATCTCTGTTTTCGtattttatgttattggaaATTCACAATACAATTATTTATACGCTACATTTTTCGTACAATTTGAGAAAATGAACAGGTTTACAACTTGAATGTCTCACAGCACGAGCAACAAAGATCCACCTTTCATGAATCCTCCAGTTTggcaaaacaaaagggaaattgATATCCATGCTATATCCTCAGCAGTAGCTTACATGTGATGATGAGAGAGGGCTAAAATATATCTCCATGTATTTAAGTTGAATCAAGTGTCAGTATGACACCATCTCTGAATGGGGTGGGCGATATACTTACTGTTTGAATCAGTTTTGAAATATCCATGGATATGTCAGCTGGCGATGAGACTCCACGATAAACCTGAAAAATAAGTGTTACGTATTTAAGAGCCGCCACATGCACATGTGCCAAAGAGAAAGGTGCATTCTTAACCAGAAGAAGAATAATGTATATTCCATGTATTTTTTGAGGTGACAGAACAGTGAGAAGGATAAAGGCAGAATTGAACAACATGTAAGTAAATTATCTGATGGATTGAGGAGCAATCAGATGAATACGTGATAATCAAGTGATGCCTGAGCCAGGAGGACAACAGGCAATCAAATGAAAAGGCCTTATTAAACTTCATCTGCTTACCGAAGATGCAGATACTTGCTTGATCAAAGAGGTGTTGTATCCTCTAACATGTGCAACAGTTTCAGCCATTTGAACACGAGATACTCTGTCAGGTCCACCAACATTTAAGAGCAACTTCATCTGCTTACCCTCTAGGACAAGCACCACCAATATTAGGATGATCGGGCCAGATCCGATGTCAAAGCACAGAGGCAAACAGGCAGCAGGAAAAATCAAGAAGTACAATGccaataaagaaatatatagtTACCAACTACAGGAGAGCTATGAATTTCAGTTACATTCCCATCACATGCTGGTACAATTGATCATACTTCAATAAGCAAATAAAGAAGCAACTTATTTTAACACCATTTAGTTTTACATAAGAGAAAACGTGCACAAATGAAgagtaataaaagaaaaggaaaaaagaaaagaaaagaggtttACAGAAAAGAcagcattataaaaaaatgttgaaaagaaGAAGCTTTGCCAGGTTAGATGATTACTTTAATGAATGTAATCTCTTTCAAGAGGTCAAAACACAGAGCATTAGATGAAATGTAACTCTTGCTTTCCCATCAAAAGTTCTTCTACGTTCTACCTAATGTAAAGAGCATTGTGTAGTTTATCAATGTTGGGCTGAAGcatgtagtttttttatgtgtgaCTATAGATGCATGTAACTGCATACCTATTATCCATTTGTTTATCAAAGACAGTATAATGGTCACAACATCCTTGACATACACTGGGCAGCGGAACTCATCATGGAAGAACTCTACTTGTTCTTTTTTGGAGAGGACACCATCAATCCACTGCATCAATTAGATGTCACATATCGGTTAGACAACAGGTAACCATAGAATCCAATTCGTTTTGTATCTTCGCAAGACAGGGAATACAGAGTGATAAGAGTACAAATGTAAGGTCTACATTCTATGTGAGCAACTGAGCACCTGAATTGGAAGTGATTTTTTGACGGGAGAGATAGTTTGTGGCCCAAAGATGATGCTGCTTCTCAATATTGCATAGTTTGGCCACGTCTTAGAAATAAACTGCTCTGCTGCCACTTTTGATTTACCATACACATTAACAGGAACagtttcatcttcttccttgTAGAATGATTTCACCCCTTCATAAACTGATTGTAAAAGACAACAATAAAAGGATCAATAGATCAAACCAAAGACGCATTCCAATTGGGCTTCACATTGGAAAAAACATTGATGCCACACAAATCAATATGCATTGGGATGATGGAAATATAACAACTTAAAGTAACGATCCCAACAGCAACACAATACTTACTGCTCGCATTTAGATCCACGTGATGTTAGAAGGACTGGAAAGTTAATGAACAACTTCTTATTCAACTTGAAATTGCTCAGAAGGGTTCATCATTTGTATTCTACAACTattgtaagaaaacaaaaacccatcTAGTATTGAAGATTTGATATAATGCTTCACTTTTCCAATTCTCTAACTTTGTTGACCTGATAGAAACCTTCTCAATGAATGTTGCCAACATAACAAAACCCAACAAAACCTTAAACGTTAAGCACTCCAGatagaaaaaatttcaaaaaaatataaggattaaGTTCAATTAACCTTGATCAGTTGATAAATGGATAAGTAGGGTATCTCTCTCCTCGAAGCTCGACAACCAGTTTACAAGAGAGCAAGGTACATTTATAGACATAGCAGCATCAGGGTCCTTCTCACAAACACGAGGCACAGACAGTGCAGCACAGTTCACCACAACATGAGGCTGGCAgacatttcaaaaaaacttaACAGATCCTTGAAATTAACGAACAAACTGGAAGAGAACTGAAGAAGTTAAAATTTATAGGGGGGGTTTGTACCTGGCCGAATTTGGAGGCGATGGATTGGAATCCGTCACCCGTAGCTAAATCAACATGGAAAGCGTGAGAGTGAGGGATGGCATCAAGCAAGGGTTCAAGAAGATTTGAATTGGAGTGGTAAGTGAAAGCGAGATCGTAAGGGGCGCTGTCTTTGATTCGTGAAAGGGATAGCAATACGTGTTGGCCTAAGTAGCCTGTCCCTCCTACCACTAACACTCTCTTCGTCTCCATCCCAAATGCTGTAAGCGGAGTTTcctggtggtggaggtggtggatGGGTGAGTGGGTCGGGTGTGTTAATTCTGCTTATTTTTTTGGATCAGATGAGGTACGGGGACGAAGGTTCATCTGTCAGTTGTCATTTCTTTCCATAGTTTTCGATACAAATACTCTTGAATTTTAAGAATCATCGCATGTATTGAGAAGTTTTTGttcataaatatcaaatatactttcttactttaaaaaaatcaacatactagaattaaaaaaatatttatactttgtgtaaaaaaactttattattcttgatatcataatataatataatatgaaatgaaatatatgacaatactaatatatttaactttgattaaaaatatattaaaacatcgATATGATCCCTAAAAGAGAGTgctgtttttttcattataaattacataaaaccttatataatataaaatattgaaactttattttgataattaaaactctaaaaaaaatcaagttaataaaGATGGGTTATTAAAATctca is a window encoding:
- the LOC133682397 gene encoding uncharacterized protein LOC133682397; the encoded protein is MGGGGAEHGHGAEGAHGDFRAKVWSMSGGPYCRPKHWRRNTAIAMFGVFLICIPIAMKSAELEQRPHHPVRPIPSQLWCKNFGNKDYNDVQ
- the LOC133681772 gene encoding uncharacterized protein LOC133681772, whose translation is METKRVLVVGGTGYLGQHVLLSLSRIKDSAPYDLAFTYHSNSNLLEPLLDAIPHSHAFHVDLATGDGFQSIASKFGQPHVVVNCAALSVPRVCEKDPDAAMSINVPCSLVNWLSSFEERDTLLIHLSTDQVYEGVKSFYKEEDETVPVNVYGKSKVAAEQFISKTWPNYAILRSSIIFGPQTISPVKKSLPIQWIDGVLSKKEQVEFFHDEFRCPVYVKDVVTIILSLINKWIIEGKQMKLLLNVGGPDRVSRVQMAETVAHVRGYNTSLIKQVSASSVYRGVSSPADISMDISKLIQTVSISPTPFRDGVILTLDST